The sequence CTCGGGGAGCCTGCCGGACGGCGGACGGCGGACGGCGGGCGGCAGGGGCCGGGGCGTGGGTGGGGTGGCCCCTGCCGTGCTGGGTGGGTCGCGGGTCAGGGGTGGCTGACCCGGAGTTCCTTGATGCCGTTGAGCCAGGCCGCGCGCAGGCGCCGCGGGTCCTCGCCGGTCAGGCGCAGGTCGGGCAGGGCGTCGGCGAGCGCGTTGAAGATCAGGTCGATCTCCATGATCGCCAGGGATTTGCCGAGGCAGAAGTGCGGACCGCCGCCGCCGAAGCCCAGGTGCGGGTTCGGGTCGCGGCTGATGTCGAAGGCGTCCGGGTTCTCGAAGACCTCGGGGTCGTGGTTGGCGGAGGAGTAGAAGAGCCCCACCCGGTCGCCCGCCTTGATCTTCTGCCCGCCCAGCTCGGTGTCCTGGGTGGCGGTGCGCTGGAAGGACACCACCGGGGTGGCCCAGCGGACGATCTCCTCCGCGGCCGTGGACGGCCGGGTCGCCTTGTACAGCTCCCACTGCTCGGGGTGGGTCAGGAAGGCGTGCATGCCGTGGCTGATGGCGTTGCGGGTGGTCTCGTTGCCCGCGACCGCCAGCAGCAGGACGAAGAAGCCGAACTCGTCCGAGCCGAGGTTGCCCTGGCCCTCCGCCGCTACGAGTTGGGTGACGATGTCCTTGGCCGGGCACTCCTTGCGCTCGGCGGAGAGGTTCATGGCGTAGCCGATGAGCTCCATCGCCGCGTTGGCGCCGACCTCCTCGGTGATCGCGTACTCCGGGTCGTCGTAGGCGATCATCTTGTTCGACCAGTCGAAGATCTTGGAGCGGTCCTTCTGCGGTACGCCGATCAGTTCGGCGATGGCCTGCAGCGGGAGTTCGCACGCCACCCGCGTGACGAAGTCGAAGCTGCCGTCGCCCGAGGCCGCCAGCGCCTCCTCGACGATCTTCCGGGCCCGGTCCCGCAGCGCCTCCTCCAGTCCGCGGATGGCCCGCGGGGTGAAGCCGCGCTGCACGATCTGGCGTACGCGCGTGTGTTCCGGCGGATCCATGTTCAGCATGATCAGGCGCTGGGCATCTATCGCATCGCGCTGGATGTGCTCGTTGAAGCGGATGATCGCGGTGTTGACGGTGGAGGAGAAGAGCTCCGGGTGCGTGGAGACGTACTTGACGTCCGCGTGCCGGGTCACGGCCCAGTAGCCCTCGTCGTCGAAGCCGGTGACGCCTCGCCGCTGCGGGCACCACCACACCGGTGCGGTCTGCCGCAGCTGGGCGAACTCCGGGAGCGGGACCCGGCTTTGGAGCAGGTCGGGGTCGGTGGCGTCGAAGCCTTCGGGCAGCGCGGGACAGGACATCGGGGCAACTCCAAAGTCTGACGGAGCATCAGAAGTTGGCTTGAAGGTAGTAACGAGTTCTAGAAGTGACAAGAGTCGGGGCGTCAACTGTTGCGTGTGGAATCCGTGCAGGCCGCGTGCAAGACCCTTGCGTGACGGGGGTCCGGGTCATAAGACTGCGGGGAGAACTAGAACGCGTACTAGTTCAGGGCGGGGCGCCGGGACGGCCCGCCGCGCTGGCGCTGTGCAGGAGAGGACGAGCTCATGGCCGCGGAACCCGTCATCGTCGAAGCCGTACGCACCCCCATCGGCAAGCGCGGGGGCGCGCTCGCCAACCTCCATCCCGCCTACCTGCTCGGCGAGACCTACCGCGAGCTCCTCACCCGGACCGGAATCCAGCCCGACTGCGTGGAGCAGATCGTCGGCGGCACCGTCACCCACGCCGGCGAGCAGTCGATGAACCCCGCCCGCAACGCCTGGCTGGCCATGGGGCTCCCGTACGAGACCGCCGCCACGACCGTGGACTGCCAGTGCGGCAGCTCGCAGCAGGCCAACCACATGGTCGCCAACATGATCTCCGGCGGCGTCATGGACATCGGCATCGCCTGCGGCGTCGAGGCCATGAGCCGGGTGCCGCTGGGCTCCGGATCCAAGCACGGCCCGGGCAAGCCCTTCCCGGACGAGTGGAACGTCGACCTCCCGAACCAGTTCGAGGCTGCCGAGCGGATCGCCCGCCACCGCGGCCTGTCCCGCGAGGACGTGGACCGGCTCGGCCTGCTCTCCCAGGAACGGGCCGCCGCTGCCTGGGCCGAGGAGCGGTTCAAGCGCGAGACCTTCGCCGTCCAGGTCCCCACCACCGAGGAGGAGCAGGCCGCCGGACAGGGCATGTGGCGCCTGGTCGACCGGGACGAAGGGCTGCGCGACACCTCCATGGAGGCGCTGGCCCGGCTCAAGCCGGTCATGCCGACGGCCGTGCACACCGCCGGGAACTCCTCGCAGATCTCCGACGGGGCCGCCGCCGTGATGTGGGCCTCACGCAAGATGGCGCGCGCCCTCAAGCTCAGGCCGCGCGCCCGGATCGTCGCCCAGACCCTGGTCGGCGCCGACCCCCACTACCACCTGGACGGGCCGATCGACGCGACGCGGGCCGTGCTCGGCAAGGCCGGGATGTCACTCAAGGACATCGACCTCGTCGAGATCAACGAGGCCTTCGCCTCCGTCGTCCTCAGCTGGGCCCAGGTCTTCGACCAGGACCTGGAGAAGGTCAACGTCAACGGCGGGGGCATCGCACTCGGCCACCCCGTCGGCGCCACCGGCGCCCGGCTGATCACCACCGCGCTCCACGAGCTGGAGCGCCGCGACAAGGAGTTCGCCCTGATCACCATGTGCGCGGGAGGCGCGCTGGCGACCGGGACGATCATCCAGCGCCTGTGAGCCCGTAGGGGGTGCCCGCCGGTCAGGCAGGACACCCCCTACGGGCGGCGCGCACCGAGCCCAGTGGGATGGGAAGCCGAAGGCCCCGGGGGCCGGACCTGGGGAGGCCGGCCGCCGGGGCCTTCGCATGCGTGCGGGGCTGCCGCGTACGCAAAGACGCTCGGCCGGGGTGTCCCGGCCGAGCGTTTTCGTGCGTCTGCTGCGTCTGCTGCGTCTGCTGCGTCTGGTGCCGCTGGTGGCTTAGTACCAGTGGTTGTTCTGCCAGAAGTTCCAGGCGCCGACGGGGCTGCCGTAGCGCTCGTTCATGTAGTCCAGGCCCCACTTGATCTGGGTGGCCGGGTTGGTCTTCCAGTCGGCGCCCGCGGAGGCCATCTTCGAGGCCGGCAGGGCCTGGACCAGGCCGTAGGCGCCGGAGGAGGCGTTCGTGGCCTTGTAGTCCCAGCCGCTCTCGTGGGACACGATGTTGTTGAAGGCGGCGAACTGGGCCGGGTCCTTGATCATCTGCTGGGCGATCGCCTTGGCGCTCGTCGGGGCGGCCTGCGCGGGAACCGCGGCAAGCATGGAACCGGCGACGCCCAGGGCGAGGACGGTACCCGCGAGGGTCTTCTTGGAAGCGGCGATGCGGCGGATGACGGCGTTGGACACGGATGAACCTTCCGAAGGGGACAAGGGCGGTCGCGGCATGCCGAAGACATGCGTGAGCCACTCACGCGGTGGAGAGGGGTTCGTCGGCGGCGGGTGAAGTACCCCTGTCGCCCTGCGACTCATCCAGTTCTACAGAGGTCCCCACCCCCTGGCAACGACCGCTCTTACTAGCGGTCCTCGCAGCCGGGGCCCCACGGCCCCCGGCGGGGGTGGGGGGTGTCCGTGCAGGTGGGGGCCGGTTCGGAGAGGGGTATATGGGGTGTTTTGGGGCTACTATTCTGGTTCGTATGTGACCTGGGTCCTATGGGGCGGGTCACCGCCGGGGGGCCCGGATGTCACCCTGTGGAGTCGTTCGTACCCCTTTGGGGGGTGTGGTCCGGGCCACTTCCCACCCCGGAATCGAAGGCCACCGGCGCATCGAAGGCAGCTTTCCTCGTCGCCCGGCGCAACGCCTTCAGCAGCGTGGCGCCCAGGGTGAGGGTCAGTACGACGGTCAGCGCGGCCCGGCCCAGGTCCCAGCCCACCGAGGTCGCCAGGCAGTACGCGACGAAACGCGCCAGGTTCGCGGACACCGGGTCACCGGGATGGAAGGAGATGCCCTGCCCCATGCCCTGCAGGATCACCCAGCCCTGGAGGTTCATGACCGTGCCGTACGCGAACGAGCCCGCGCAGCCGTACGCCGCCAGCATCGCCAGCTCCGCCCGGCCCCGGATCCGCTCCGGTCCCGGCAGCAGCCCGGCGCCCAGCGAGAACCAGCCCAGGGCCAGCATCTGGAACGGCATCCACGGCCCGACCCCGCCCGTCAGCAGCGCGGACGCGAACATCGTCACCGAGCCCAGGACGAAACCGAAGCCGGGGCCGAGGACGCGGCCGCTCAGCACCATCAGGAAGAACATCGGCTCCAGGCCGGCCGTCCCCGCGCCCAGGGGTCTGAGCGCCGCCCCGACGGCGGCGAGCACGCCGAGCATCGCCACCGCCTTGGCGTCCATGCCGTCGTCGGCGATCGTCGCGACGACGACGGCGACGAGGAGGGGGAGCAGGGCCGCGAAGAGCCAGGGGGCGTCCTGGGAGTGGGCGAGGCCGGACTGGCGGTCGGCGAGCAGCGGCCAGCCGAAGGCCGCGATGCCGATCAGGGTGACCAGCACCAGGGCGGCCGCCGCCCGCGGGCCGATGCGGACGGGGCGGACGGGGTGGCCGGGGCGGACGGGGTGGCCGGGGCGGCTGGGGCGGCCGGGGGCGCGGCTCACGGTGCCTCCGCCGCTGCCAGGGCCGTGGCGACCTGGCTCACCGTGAGCCAGTGGCCCGGCGCCAGGACCTTCGCGACCTGCGGCGCGAAGGCGGGCGAGGAGACGACGACCTCGGCGGTCGGGCCGTCGGCGACGACCTCGCCGCCCGCCAGGATCACCACGCGGTGGGCCAGCTCGGCGGCCAGTTCCACGTCGTGCGTGGCCAGCACGATGGCGTGCCCCTCGGCCGCCAGGTCCCGCAGGATCCCGATCAGGCGGACCTTGGCGGCGTAGTCCAGGCCGCGGGTCGGCTCGTCGAGGAGGAGCAGCGCCGGGCGGCCGGTGAGGACCAGGGCCAGGGCCAGGGCCAGGCGCTGGCCCTCGGACAGGTCCCGGGGGTGGGTGTCGTCGGGGACGTCGGGGAGCAGGGCCGAGACCAGGTCCCGGCAGGTGCCGGGGGGCGCGCCCGCGTCGGAGTCGGCGGCGGTGCACTCGGCGGCCACCGTGTCGGCGTAGAGCAGGTCGCGGGGCTCCTGCGGGACCAGGCCGACGCGGCGGACCATCTCCGGCGGCGGGGTCCGGTGCGGGGCCCTGCCGCCGACGGTCACCTCGCCGGTGGCGGGGGCGACCGTGCCGACCAGGGCCGACAGCAGGGTGGACTTGCCGGCGCCGTTGCGGCCCATCAGGGCGATGGTCTCGCCGGGGGCCACGGCGAGGCTGATCCCGCGGAGGATTTCGGCGCGGCCGCGGCGTACGCCGAGGTTGTGGGCCTCGGCCACGCCCCTGCCGGGGGGTGTGGCGGGGGTGGGCTTGCTCCGGCGGAGCCACGCCGGTTCCCTGCCGGGGGTTGTGGCAGGGGTGGGCCTGCTCCGGCGAAGCCACGCGAAAAGGCCGGGGCGCGCCCCGCCGCCAGGGGCTCCGCCCCCGGACCCCCGCGCCTCAAACGCCGGCGGGGCTGGATTTGGCTGGTGTGGTTCGGCCTCGGGCCTGTGCGCCTCAAGCGCCGACGGGGCTGGGTTTGGCTGGTGTGGACCGTCCCCTGACCCCCGCGCTTCAAGCGTCGGCGGGGCTGGGTTGGGCTGGTCTTGTGCGTCCTGCGGGCTGGGGTGCACGGAGGGCACATCCAGCCTCGCCGGCGTTTGAGGCGCGGGGTCCGGGGCGGAGCCCTGGGAAGCGGCGGCGAGGGTCGGTACGGACGGTGGGGGCACGGGGTTCCCCGGGGCCGAAGCCGAAGCCGAAGCCGGGGTCGCCGGGGGCGAGGTTGGTGTGGCGGGGCCGGCGGCGGCCGACAGGCGGGAGCGGAGCGGCGCAGCCACCCGGCGGGCGTCGCGCACTGAGAGCGGCAGCGGGGACCAGCCCGCGAGGCGGCCCAGAGAGACCACCGGCGGGTGGACCGGGGAGACGGCCATGATCTCGGCCGGGGTTCCGAGCACGGGCGCCGAGCCCGGGGCGGGCAGGAGCAGCACCTGGTCGGCGTACTGGACCACCCGCTCCAGCCGGTGCTCCGCCATCAGGACGGTCGTGCCCAGGTCGTGGACCAGCCGCTGGAGGACCGCCAGGACCTCCTCGGCCGCCGCCGGGTCGAGCGCCGAGGTGGGCTCGTCCAGTACCAGGACCCGGGGGTGCGGGGTCAGGACCGAGCCGATCGCGACCCGCTGCTGCTGCCCGCCCGACAGGGTGGCGATGGGGCGGTCGCGCAGCTCGTTCAGGCCCAGCAGGTCCAGGGTCTCCTCCACCCGGCGGCGCATCACCGCAGGTGGCAGGCCCAGGGACTCCATGCCGTAGGCGAGCTCGTCCTCCACCACGTCCGTCACGAAGTGCGCGAGGGGATCCTGGCCGACCGTGCCCACCACGTCCGCGAGCTCGCGCGGCTTGTGCGTACGGGTGTCCCGCCCGGCCACGGTCACCCGCCCGCGCAGGGTGCCGCCCGTGAAGTGCGGGACCAGCCCCGAGACCGTCCCCAGCAGGGTGGACTTGCCGACCCCGGACGGGCCGACCAGGAGCGTCAGCTCGCCCTCGGGGACCACCAGGTCGACGCCCTGGAGCGAAGGCCCGGCCGCGCCCTGGTAGGTGACCGACACCTGCTCGAAACGGATCACTGCGAAGCCTCCTTGGGCGGTACGGGTGCCACGAAGGCGGGAAGCAGGCCGATCAGGATCGCGGCCGCCGGCCACAGCGGCAGCTCGGGGGCGACCAACGGGACCACGCCCGGCCGCAGCCCGTCCGGGTCGACGCCGGCGAACCAGATGGTGAGGGCGGCGACGGCCGCGCCCGAACCGGACACCAGCCAGGCCCGCGCCCCCCAGCGGTCGGGCCGGTAGCGGGTGCGGATGCTGCGCCGGCCGCCGAGCCGCAGCCCGGCCAGGGCCAGCACTACGCCGATGCCGAGCACGGGCAGCCCGTACGCGGCGCCCTGCGCGGCGAGCAGCCCGTACGTGCCCGCGCACATGCCGAGCAGACCGCCGAGGGTGAGGACGTTGGTGGTGTGCCGGACGGCGGGCGGGACCTGCGCGGTACGGCCGTAGCCGCGGGCGTCCATGGAGGCGGCGATCGCCACGGAACGTTCGAGGGCGCCCTCCAGGACCGGCAGGCCGATCTGGAGGACGGCCTTCACCCCGCCGGTGGGGCGGCCGCGCAACCGGCGGGCGGTCCGCAGCCGGACGACGTCGGCGACCATGTTCGGCGCGAAGGTCATGGCCACGACGACCGCGACCCCGGCCTCGTAGAGGGCCGCCGGGAGGGACTTGAGGAGGCGGGCCGGGTTCGCGAGGGCGTTCGCGGCGCCGACGCAGATGAGGAGGGTGGCCAGCTTGGCGCCGTCGTAGAAGGCGAAGACCAGCTGCTCGGCGGTGACCCGGCCGCCGAAGCGGATGCCCTGGGCCCAGGCGGGGAGCGGTACTTCGGGGAGGGTGAAGAGGGTGTGCGAGCCGGGGATGGGCGAGCCGAGCAGCATGGAGAAGACCAGGCGCAGGCCGATCACGACGAGGCCGAGCTTGACGAAGGCGCCGTAGGAACGGGCCCAGGGGGCGTCCGTGCGGCGGGCCGCGACGACGTAGCCGGCGACGCCGACGATCAGGCCGAGGAGGAGTGGGTTGGTGGTGCGGGAGGCGGCGGTGGCCAGCCCGAGGGCCCACAGCCACCAGGCGCCGGCGTGCAGGGCGTTCGCGCGGGTCGCCTCCGGCGGGGTGTACGGGGTCCCGTGCGCGGGGCCGGGTCGCCTCCGGCGGGGCGGGGGTACGTCGCCGTGCGGGGTCGCCTCCGGCGGGGTGTACGGGGCCCCGTGCGCGGGGCCGGGCCGCGCGGGCCGCCTCCGGCGGGTGGCCCCGGCGGCGGCAGGGTCCGGAGTTCCCGCGTGCGCGGCGGGTGCCGTGCCGTCGGCTGTCGTGTGGGCGTGGGCCGGCGCCCCGGCGTGAGCGTCCGCTGCTCCCGTGGCGGGGGCTGCCTCGGGGTGGGTCGGGGCGGCGGGCGTCGCGCCCGTGTGGGCGGGGGCCGGGGATGCGCCGTGCCCGGCGGCGGTCGCGCTGTCGGCTGCCGCCCCGCCCTGGGCGCCAGCCGCCCCAGGGGCGGTGGCGGGTGTGGCTGGGGCTGGGGTGTCGGGGGTGGGGTGGGGGGTCATCGGGTGCGGCGGCGGGACTGCCAGGCGGCGGCTGCGGCCAGGGCCGCGAGGGCCGCGATGCCGGCCAGCAGGCCCGCCGACGGGCCGCCGTCCTCGGCTGCGGGCTTGCCCCCGGACTCGGCTGCGGGCTCGGCCCCCGGCTTGGGTTCCGCGTTCGGGTCGGGGGCGGTGACCTGGTCGCCGCAGCCCAGCTTCGGGTAGCCCGAGATGGCGCACAGCAGGGCCGCGCTGTTGTAGCGCAGCGGCTTCGCGACCGAGGCCAGGGCCTCGGCCGCCGTGGCCTCCGGCGGGACCTGCGCGCAGGCCGTGCGCGGGGACTCCTGCGGTGGGGCGTCGCCCGACGGGGCGTCCTGCGGGACGCCGTGGTCGATGACCAGCGCCACCCGCTTGCGGCCCGCCACCGGGGCGGTCGCCCCGCAGACGGCTTCGAAGTCGGCCGCGGCGCGCGGCTGGGCCGCCTGGTCCGCCGCGTCCTTGCTCACCGCGAAGCGGAAGCCCTGGACGGCGCCGTCCGCGGGCCGGGCCATCGAGGGGCCCTGGGTGGCGTACGACCACTGGCCGCCGGCCGCGCCGTCCCAGAACGACCAGTAGCGGTAGCCGGCCGCCAGCGCCGGCGTGGCGGCCAGCAGGGCCAGGACGAACCCGAGGGCGAGGGCCACGGCGGGCAGGCGGCGGCGCATCAGAGCTGGTTCTTCTTCCGGCGGCCGCTCAGCAGGATGCCGATGCCCACGCCGGCCGCGGCGCCCGCACCGATGATCCACCAGATGTTCTGGCCGCCCGAGGGCTTGTCCTTCTCTCCGTCCACCTCGGTGGCGGCCGTGTCGGGGCCCTGCGGGGCGGGACCCGTCGCGTTCAGCGCGGCCACGAGGTCGGTGCCGCCGAAGGACTTCGGGTCCGTGCCCGTCGCGTGCGCGGCCAGGATCAGGGTGCCGAGACCCGCCGGGCTGCCCTTCGACCACTCGGCCGAGTTCGCCTTGAGCCACTCCAGCGCGCCCGCCGCCGACTGCTTGTGCCCGGCCGCGGCCAGGGCGATCACCGCGTCGGCGGTGTTGCCGGTGTCCGGGGTCGGCTGGTCCGCGCCCGGGGTGACGGCCGTGAGGTGGCCGTCCTTCTTGAGGGCCTCGGCCAGGTAGCCGACCGCGCCCTGGGCGGCCGCCCCGGGGTCGGTGGCGCCCGCCGGGCAGGCCAGCGCCGTCGCCGGGGTGTCCGCGGCGGACGGGACGACGACCGCGCCCTTGCCGAGGCCGGCCAGCGCCGCGGCGGCCGTCGCGTCGGCGTTGGCGAGCAGCTTCCCGTCGACCGGCTGGTAGGCGAAGGCGCCGCGGTCGGCGGCCGGCTCGGCCGAGCAGCCCAGCTGGAAGGGGAGCAGCCCCTCGTACGCGGACTTGCCCGCCTTCGACCTGACCTCGGCCGGCTTCTCGCCCGCCACGGCCAGCGCGCTGATCACCAGGGCGGTGGAGTTGGCCTCGCTCGGGCTGCCGGGCACGTAGGCCCAGCCGCCGTCCTCGTTCTGGACGGACTTCAGCCAGTCCACGCCCTTCTTGACGACCTCGTCGTGGCCGCCGAGCGCCTTCAGGGCCTGCACGGCCACGGCGGTGGCGTTCGTGTCGTACATCGTCGTCGCCTCGCACTGCGCGGCGGCGTCGGCGCGGAAGGAGGCGAAACCGCCGTTCGCGCACTGCTGGCCGGTCAGCCAGTCCACGGCCTGCGCGGCGGGCTTGACGCCGACGGTGTCCTGGGCGAGCAGCGCGACGGACTGCCGCCACACGCCGTCGTAGGTCGGGTCGTTCTTGCCGAACAGGCCGGAGGGGATGACCGGCGGCGCGGAGGGGGAGGCGGGCGGCGCGGTGTCGGCGAGGGCTGCGGGGGCGGCGCCCACGCAGAGCACGGCGGAGGCGGCGAGCGCGGCGGCGCTGCGGCGGACGATCATGGGGGCGGGTGCCTCTCCTGCTGGGGATCCGGAGGGCAGGCACGCTCAGGCACCGGGCTCCGGCTCCGTTTACCTCGACGGTGCCGGCCGCCGGAGGACCCGGCGGCGCGAGCCGCGCACTTCCATACGGGGCATTCCGACTCCCCGCCCGGGCGGTGCCGGGAGCGGGTCACGGTTGCGGGTCAGCGCCGGATTCGCACCGGCTTCCCCCCGAACGGAAGTGTGGACGACGGCCTCACTGTACCGGCCCGTAGCCCGCGCGCCCGGGGGCGCCGGAGGCCGGAGCCCTTACCGGCGGTACTGCCCGAGTTGCGTCACAGCGCCCGGTACGTGACCGGGTCGGTGCCCGGGACCGCCTCCGCGCGGCCCTGTTTCACCAGGCGCCGCAGATGGGCCTCGGCTTCGGAGACGGCGATGTTGCGGGAGCCGTACGGGATCTGCTCCCAGGGCCGGTTCCACTCCATCCGCTCCGCCAGCGCCCACGGGGTCAGCGGCTCGGCGAGCAGCGCCCACAGCCCCGTCAGCCGCTCCTCGTGGTGGTCCAGCAGCTCCCGGACACGGGCGGGTGCGTCGGTGAAGGCGTACTGGTGGGCGGGGAGCACCTCGGCCGGGCCCAGCCGCCCGATGCGCTCCAGGGAGTCGAGGTAGTCGCCGAGCGGATCGGTGACCCGGGTGTCCTCCGGGGCCTCGTACAGGCCGATGTGCGGGGAGATCCCGGGCAGCAGGTGGTCGCCGGAGAAGAGGCGGCCGTTGCCGGGGAGGTTCGCCGGGTGGGCCTCCTCCAGGTGCAGGCAGACGTGGCCGGGGGTGTGGCCGGGGGTCCAGATCGCGCGCAGTCGGCGTCCGGCGAGGGGGAGCAGCTCGGCGGGGACGATCTCCCGGTCGGGGACGGCGGCGCGCAGCCCGGGCAGGGTGCGCATGCGGCCGCTCGCGCGGGCGGCGCGCAGCGGGGCGATGTGTTCCTCGGGGGCTCCGGCGGCGGCGAGCTTCCCGCTCATGTAGTCGAACCAGACGCCGGGTTCGGCGGCGCGGGTCCGCACGACGACCTCGGTGTCGGCGGCGTGCATGGCGATCCAG comes from Streptomyces sp. NBC_01408 and encodes:
- a CDS encoding cytochrome P450; the protein is MSCPALPEGFDATDPDLLQSRVPLPEFAQLRQTAPVWWCPQRRGVTGFDDEGYWAVTRHADVKYVSTHPELFSSTVNTAIIRFNEHIQRDAIDAQRLIMLNMDPPEHTRVRQIVQRGFTPRAIRGLEEALRDRARKIVEEALAASGDGSFDFVTRVACELPLQAIAELIGVPQKDRSKIFDWSNKMIAYDDPEYAITEEVGANAAMELIGYAMNLSAERKECPAKDIVTQLVAAEGQGNLGSDEFGFFVLLLAVAGNETTRNAISHGMHAFLTHPEQWELYKATRPSTAAEEIVRWATPVVSFQRTATQDTELGGQKIKAGDRVGLFYSSANHDPEVFENPDAFDISRDPNPHLGFGGGGPHFCLGKSLAIMEIDLIFNALADALPDLRLTGEDPRRLRAAWLNGIKELRVSHP
- a CDS encoding steroid 3-ketoacyl-CoA thiolase, which produces MAAEPVIVEAVRTPIGKRGGALANLHPAYLLGETYRELLTRTGIQPDCVEQIVGGTVTHAGEQSMNPARNAWLAMGLPYETAATTVDCQCGSSQQANHMVANMISGGVMDIGIACGVEAMSRVPLGSGSKHGPGKPFPDEWNVDLPNQFEAAERIARHRGLSREDVDRLGLLSQERAAAAWAEERFKRETFAVQVPTTEEEQAAGQGMWRLVDRDEGLRDTSMEALARLKPVMPTAVHTAGNSSQISDGAAAVMWASRKMARALKLRPRARIVAQTLVGADPHYHLDGPIDATRAVLGKAGMSLKDIDLVEINEAFASVVLSWAQVFDQDLEKVNVNGGGIALGHPVGATGARLITTALHELERRDKEFALITMCAGGALATGTIIQRL
- a CDS encoding transglycosylase SLT domain-containing protein, whose translation is MPRPPLSPSEGSSVSNAVIRRIAASKKTLAGTVLALGVAGSMLAAVPAQAAPTSAKAIAQQMIKDPAQFAAFNNIVSHESGWDYKATNASSGAYGLVQALPASKMASAGADWKTNPATQIKWGLDYMNERYGSPVGAWNFWQNNHWY
- a CDS encoding ECF transporter S component, whose translation is MGPRAAAALVLVTLIGIAAFGWPLLADRQSGLAHSQDAPWLFAALLPLLVAVVVATIADDGMDAKAVAMLGVLAAVGAALRPLGAGTAGLEPMFFLMVLSGRVLGPGFGFVLGSVTMFASALLTGGVGPWMPFQMLALGWFSLGAGLLPGPERIRGRAELAMLAAYGCAGSFAYGTVMNLQGWVILQGMGQGISFHPGDPVSANLARFVAYCLATSVGWDLGRAALTVVLTLTLGATLLKALRRATRKAAFDAPVAFDSGVGSGPDHTPQRGTNDSTG
- a CDS encoding ABC transporter ATP-binding protein, translated to MIRFEQVSVTYQGAAGPSLQGVDLVVPEGELTLLVGPSGVGKSTLLGTVSGLVPHFTGGTLRGRVTVAGRDTRTHKPRELADVVGTVGQDPLAHFVTDVVEDELAYGMESLGLPPAVMRRRVEETLDLLGLNELRDRPIATLSGGQQQRVAIGSVLTPHPRVLVLDEPTSALDPAAAEEVLAVLQRLVHDLGTTVLMAEHRLERVVQYADQVLLLPAPGSAPVLGTPAEIMAVSPVHPPVVSLGRLAGWSPLPLSVRDARRVAAPLRSRLSAAAGPATPTSPPATPASASASAPGNPVPPPSVPTLAAASQGSAPDPAPQTPARLDVPSVHPSPQDAQDQPNPAPPTLEARGSGDGPHQPNPAPSALEAHRPEAEPHQPNPAPPAFEARGSGGGAPGGGARPGLFAWLRRSRPTPATTPGREPAWLRRSKPTPATPPGRGVAEAHNLGVRRGRAEILRGISLAVAPGETIALMGRNGAGKSTLLSALVGTVAPATGEVTVGGRAPHRTPPPEMVRRVGLVPQEPRDLLYADTVAAECTAADSDAGAPPGTCRDLVSALLPDVPDDTHPRDLSEGQRLALALALVLTGRPALLLLDEPTRGLDYAAKVRLIGILRDLAAEGHAIVLATHDVELAAELAHRVVILAGGEVVADGPTAEVVVSSPAFAPQVAKVLAPGHWLTVSQVATALAAAEAP
- a CDS encoding energy-coupling factor transporter transmembrane component T; translated protein: MHAGAWWLWALGLATAASRTTNPLLLGLIVGVAGYVVAARRTDAPWARSYGAFVKLGLVVIGLRLVFSMLLGSPIPGSHTLFTLPEVPLPAWAQGIRFGGRVTAEQLVFAFYDGAKLATLLICVGAANALANPARLLKSLPAALYEAGVAVVVAMTFAPNMVADVVRLRTARRLRGRPTGGVKAVLQIGLPVLEGALERSVAIAASMDARGYGRTAQVPPAVRHTTNVLTLGGLLGMCAGTYGLLAAQGAAYGLPVLGIGVVLALAGLRLGGRRSIRTRYRPDRWGARAWLVSGSGAAVAALTIWFAGVDPDGLRPGVVPLVAPELPLWPAAAILIGLLPAFVAPVPPKEASQ
- a CDS encoding SCO2322 family protein — encoded protein: MRRRLPAVALALGFVLALLAATPALAAGYRYWSFWDGAAGGQWSYATQGPSMARPADGAVQGFRFAVSKDAADQAAQPRAAADFEAVCGATAPVAGRKRVALVIDHGVPQDAPSGDAPPQESPRTACAQVPPEATAAEALASVAKPLRYNSAALLCAISGYPKLGCGDQVTAPDPNAEPKPGAEPAAESGGKPAAEDGGPSAGLLAGIAALAALAAAAAWQSRRRTR
- a CDS encoding prenyltransferase/squalene oxidase repeat-containing protein, with amino-acid sequence MIVRRSAAALAASAVLCVGAAPAALADTAPPASPSAPPVIPSGLFGKNDPTYDGVWRQSVALLAQDTVGVKPAAQAVDWLTGQQCANGGFASFRADAAAQCEATTMYDTNATAVAVQALKALGGHDEVVKKGVDWLKSVQNEDGGWAYVPGSPSEANSTALVISALAVAGEKPAEVRSKAGKSAYEGLLPFQLGCSAEPAADRGAFAYQPVDGKLLANADATAAAALAGLGKGAVVVPSAADTPATALACPAGATDPGAAAQGAVGYLAEALKKDGHLTAVTPGADQPTPDTGNTADAVIALAAAGHKQSAAGALEWLKANSAEWSKGSPAGLGTLILAAHATGTDPKSFGGTDLVAALNATGPAPQGPDTAATEVDGEKDKPSGGQNIWWIIGAGAAAGVGIGILLSGRRKKNQL
- a CDS encoding MBL fold metallo-hydrolase; this encodes MTPQVTDHGGGVWGIKVPIPDNPLGHTLVHVLDTDRGPVLVDTGWDDPESWDTLVAGLAALGTAVTDVHGVVITHHHPDHHGLSGRVREASGAWIAMHAADTEVVVRTRAAEPGVWFDYMSGKLAAAGAPEEHIAPLRAARASGRMRTLPGLRAAVPDREIVPAELLPLAGRRLRAIWTPGHTPGHVCLHLEEAHPANLPGNGRLFSGDHLLPGISPHIGLYEAPEDTRVTDPLGDYLDSLERIGRLGPAEVLPAHQYAFTDAPARVRELLDHHEERLTGLWALLAEPLTPWALAERMEWNRPWEQIPYGSRNIAVSEAEAHLRRLVKQGRAEAVPGTDPVTYRAL